The sequence GATGATTCGCCGAAACATGTGCAGCAAAAACGACGGCGCTACTACGATCGTGAAAAAGACCCGCACTTTCAACGCTGGAAACAGGCGTGCGATTTGTGGACGGCCGCCTTCTTCCAGCCCATGACTCAGGATACTGCGGCGATAGCCATCACCACCGACGCCCTTCGCACCCTGCTCGGCATCAACAAAGGTCAGCTACTCCCCCAAACCCTGGCGCTCGCCGAAGCCCTCGCCGTCGAGAACCGGTTTTTCCACTGGCCGCTGGAGTTCCCGGAGGTATTTCACCCCCACCCCCAACCCCTCCCCCATCAAGGGGGAGGGAGTCACCCCCACCCCCAACCCCTCCCCCATCAAGGGGGAGGGGAGTTGACTCCCCCCTCTCCCCTTGTGGGAGAGGGGGGCTGGGGGGGTGAGGGCGGCCAAGAGCGTGAGGATAACGAAACCACCATCCGCTGGAACATTCCTCCGTCCTTCAAACGCCTTATGACAGAGGTTGCCCGAACATTCCGCAAAAAACCTACTCCAAGCGAGAACATTCTTTGGAGTGCAATACGGGGCAAGAAACTGGCAGGTATCAAGTTTCGACGACAGCAACCCATCGGCCCCTTCGTTGTAGACTTTTTTGCCCCTTCTGAGCGGTTAATTGTTGAGGTTGACGGCGGAGTCCACGAACATCAGCGAGAAGCAGNNNNNNNNNNNNNNNNNNNNNNNNNNNNNNNNNNNNNNNNNNNNNNNNNNNNNNNNNNNNNNNNNNNNNNNNNNNNNNNNNNNNNNNNNNNNNNNNNNNNAGGGGGTTCCCACTCCTCCCCCCTCGACCCTTGTGGGAGAGGGGGGCCGGGGGGGAGAGGGGGTTCCCACTCCTCCCCCCTCTCCCCTCGTGGGAGAGGAGGGCCAGGGGGGTGAGGGGGTTCCCACTCCTCCCCCCTCGACCCTTGTGGGAGAGGGGGGCCAGGGGGGTGAGGGGGTTCCCACTCCTCCCCCCTCGACCCTCGTGGGAGAGGGGGGCCGGGGGGGTGAGGGCGGCTTCGACGTCATCCTCGGCAACCCACCCTGGGAACGCATCAAGTTGCAGGAAGAAGAGTTCTTTGCCAGCCGCGATACCGCCATCGCCCGTGCGGCTAACGCAGCGACGCGCAAGCGGCTCATCGCAGCACTCGCCGACACCAACCCCACCCTCTGGCAAGACTATCAGCGCGCCCTGCACGCCGCCGAAAGCACCAGCCGCTTCCTGCGTGGCAGTGGGCAATACCCCCATACCGGTCGCGGCGACATCAACACCTACTCCGTGTTCGCCGAGCGCGTCCGCACCCTGCTCAACCCTCGCGGACGGGCCGGTATCATCGTGCCAACCGGCATCGCCACCGACGCCACCAACCAATTCTTCTTCGCCGACCTGGTGGAAAAGGGGCAACTGGTCAGCCTGTTTGATTTTGAAAACCGCGAAAAAATCTTTCCAGCAGTAGACAGTCGCATGAAGTTCTGCCTGCTCACCATCCGCAGCAGAAGCACGTCAGAGAGCACCCCTACCTTCACCTTCTTCGCAACTCGCACCGAACACCTGCGCGACCCACGCCGTGTATTCACCCTAACCGCCGACGACATTGCCCGTATCAATCCCAACACCCGCACCCTGCCCGTCTTCCGCACCCGTCAGGATGCCGAGCTGACAAAGGCTATCTACCAGCGCGTGCCGGTGCTAGTGAATGAAAACTCTCCCCCCTCTCCCCTTGTGGGAGAGGGGGGCCGGGGGGGTGAGGGCGTTCCCACTCCTCCCCCCTCTCCCCTTGTGGGAGAGGGGGGCCGGGGGGGTGAGGGCAACCCCTGGAGTGTGCGCTTTCTCGCAATGTTTCACATGTCCAACGACTCCCACCTCTTCCGCACCCGCACGGAGCTGGAGGCGAAGGGGTATCGGTTGGAGGGGAATGTGTTTGTGCCCGCGATGCACCCCCACCCCCGCCCCCTCCCCCATCAAGGGGGAGGGGAGTCTGTGCACCCCCACTCCCGCCCCCTCCCCCATCAAGGGGGAGGGGAGTTGACTCCCCCCTCTCCCCTTGTGGGAGAGGGGGGCCAGGGGGGTGAGGGGGCAAACGCGCCCCTTGTGGGAGAGGGGGGCCAGGGGGGTGAGGGGGCAAACGCGCCCCTTGTGGGAGAGAGGGGGCCGGGGGGTGAGGGGCTATACATCCCCCTCTACGAAGCCAAAATGCTCTGGCACTACGACCACCGCTACGGCACGTATGAAGGAGTGGATTCGCGTTCTAGCACCCAACTACCTACCCCCGACGCAGCACAGCACGCCGACCCGCACTTCGTCGTGCAGCCCTGGTACTGGGTGCCGGCAGAGGAGGTTGAAGCTCGGCTGGGCAATTGGCGGCGGGGGTGGTTGCTGGGGTTTCGCGATGTGACGAATGCGACGAACGAACGAACGGCGATTTTCTGTCTGCTGCCTAGGGTGGGAGTGGGGAATAAAATTCCGATTCTGATTTTCGATACCCCAAACTCACTCTTACAGGCTTGTTTGTTAGCAAATACTTGTTCAATTCCGTTTGATTACGTAGCACGTCAAAAAATTGGCGGAACAACGATGAATTTCTTCTATGTCAAGCAACTCCCCGTCCTCCCGCCGAGTGCCTACACCCCTGCCGACCTCACCTTCATCGTGCCACGGGTGTTGGAATTGACCTACACCGCCTGGGACATGAAGCCCTTCGCCGACGATGTCTGGAACGAAGCCGATGACGGACTGCGGTCGGTGATTGTCGCTTATGCGGTTTCGCTCTCTTTACACCCCCACCCCCAGCCCCTCCCCCATCAAGGGGGAGGGGAGTCTGTGCACNNNNNNNNNNNNNNNNNNNNNNNNNNNNNNNNNNNNNNNNNNNNNNNNNNNNNNNNNNNNNNNNNNNNNNNNNNNNNNNNNNNNNNNNNNNNNNNNNNNNGACCTAACCGAACGTGAGCTAGAAAACATCCTCGACCCCTGGGAAGAGGTGAGCGACCCGCTTGATCCGGCAGGGTACGCCGAACGTGTGACTGCCAGCACCTTCCCCGGCGAAACCTTCCGCGTGCTCAAGGAAAAGGAAATGCGGCAATTTGGCGAGTACCGCACGCGGCGGTTGGTGCTCGAAGCGTGGGAGCGGTTGTCACGAGCACGGTGAAAGGTACCATACCCACTGTAGGGGCGCGGCGCTGCCGCGCCTATTCACAAATGCTGAGAGAACCGCATATCGTTGAATGCCGTTCCCGTAAGATGCCCCCGTTCATCAACTTGAGCTGATTTCCCGCTGACTTTCCAATCACGCCCGAAGTTCCCTAGCCCGCCAATCATCTGCGGCGACCCGGATTGATCGAATGTGGCATACACCATCAATCGGGCATGCGCATCGATCCGCTCAAATGGGTGTGGTGACCACGGGGCATAGACATCAACCGGATAGGTCACATTCACGTAGCGCTGGATAATCCATGGTTCGCCCTGGGCGATTCGTGATTGCACAAACGCCAGTGTTTTCTGGGCTGCACTCCGCGAACCATTGATACGAAAGACACCACGACCCTGGCTGTAATACAAGCCACTCCCTGCACCGCACTTTAACACCAGCATACGTCGCGCCGCCGTTGATAGATAAGCAATCTGATCGATAGTACGAACGCGCTGGAGTTGACAGGCAATCTCGGCGGGCAAACCAATCGCCAGCGGTGAGAGATCAACGACATCGGAACGCAACAGCGCAACAGCGCCAAAGAGCGCCCGTATCCGATCATCAAAGAGATGAGCATAAGCCGGCATAAACGGTAGCGCCATACCCCACTTTTGACGATAGACATAGTTAAGCGGGGTTTCAACCCAGAGTTTACCCTCGGTAGCAGCTCGTGCGATCCGCACAATCATTGGTGGTGGAAGCGCTGGGAGCAATTCTTGACCATACAGAAAATCGATGCGGAGCAGCTTGCCGCCATCGGCAATCGAGAGATACCCATTTCGTTCGATAATTCGCCGTGCTCCTTCACGCCGATTCAGAACAATATAGTGTATCCCTCGTTGCGTGTAGATGCGGCGCAGGTAATGTTCACCACGCAACCAGACACTACGAACTGCGTTAACGGCAACCGGGTTGTGGCTACTACAACGCATGATAAGCTGGTACAGTCCTTGCACCGGATGGCCGGGATGGATGGTAGGGGTTGGGGCGATACTGGCGCAAACATCGTGAATGCCGAAGAAGAGACCCAAGCCACCCGATTTCCATTGTACTTCAGCAATTTTCTGCTCGGCGCCAATGGTGATGTAGTCAACCCGACAAAAACGCGGTTCAAGACCGGCCGCGAGCGTCATCCGCTGCGCCTGAATCTCTTCAGGCCGGAGGCCATACTCGCACAAATCGGCAATCCAACGCGGCTCTTCGCCGGCCAGGGCAGCCCGGTAGAGAGCATTCCACGTTCGATAAAAATGCTGTAGACAACGCAGATCGGCGTCAATAGCAGCGACTTCATCCTGACTGATGATGCACGACGAAGGCGTGATCAAAGACGGATATGTTTCACCCGTTCCGTAGATTAAACCGTTGGTTGTCAAAGCGGCGAGCAATTCATCCACTACACCATCAGGATGACGGAGAATGTCCATAGTCTTTGTCTACAAGCGATAAGCCCGAAGCCATAACTCGAGCGTCAGCAGCAACCAGATAAACTGACCGTGACGTCGCCAGACCAACCCTCTGCCCTGCATCCAGGCACGAACAGTTTGTTCACGGAAGAGGTTGCGCGTGCGTGCCGATGGCCCGAGCAATACGTCATTTGCCATCGCGGACAGTGGGCCATGAAGCCAATAGTTTACCGGCATCAACATTCCACTCTTAGGACGGTACAAAATCGTTGACGGCAGCAGATCGCGGACTGCCTGTTTCAAGAGCCATTTCTCTTGCAATCCATTGAGTTTCAGCGTTGGTGGCAGCGCAAACGCCGCATCAACCAGCTCTGGATCAAAGAGTGGGGAACGACCTTCCACACCACCGGCTGCCGTTAACCGCTCAACCTTTGGCAGAATGTGGTGTGCTCCTTTAGTACGGAGATTGGTATACAGCAACCGGTTAAGAAATGATGACATGCGCGGCGATTCCAGATACGGTTGGACGTGACGTTCCAGTGGTGGTGCTGCGCGTAACGTTGCAAGTACATCTGGATGAAGCAGCCGCTCTAAATCGCGGTAGCACTTTTGATACGAATGCAAATAGGCCCGAGCGCGAGCTACCGGGTCTGGATCGGTGCGGTGGAATTCAAACATAAGCATCGGCAGATTCTTGGGGCCACCAAACACCGGATCGCCACCTTCACCATTCAAGATCACCGATAGGCCATCACGGGCTGCTGCACGCGCCATCAGCAAATTGGGTGTCGTCAACGGATCGCCAACCGGACAATCAAGAAAGGCCACCGTCTCTGCCAGATGATCGGCAATCTGCTGTCCATTAAAGGTCAGGATGGTATGGTTTGTGCGGCAGTGAGCTGCAACCAGACCGGAATAGGCCAGTTCGTTGGGATATTCTTCGCCAAAGTTAATCGCATACGTGCGCACGGTGCGGTTGTGCAACTGTACTGCCAGGGCGGTAACCAGACTGCTATCAATACCACCGGAAAGAAAGACTCCCACCTCCTGATCCACCGGCAACCGAATCGCAACCGCCCGTTCAAGCAGAGTACGTAACCGTTGCGCATACGTCTCGGGCGGTTCAGCCTCGCTCCATTCACGTTCAGCAGGTTCCCAAAATATCTCTTCGTGGCTTCCGCCATCGGCCTTTAAGCGGAGACAACGCCCCGGCAGCATCTTGTACACACCTTCAATCAGCGTCTCTTCCCCCGGCAGATAGGCAAAGGTCAAAAACGCACGAACCGCATTCAGATTAAGACGTGTCTGAGGAAGGTATGCGCGCAATGCTTGCAAAGAGAGCGAGGCTATCCATCGCCCATCACAATAGGTATAGAATAGGCTGCGCGTCCCTACGTGATCACGAACCAGGATGAGATCGGCGCCGTCAACGATGACAAGGGCAAACATGCCATTAGCCAGGGCAAAACCACGTGCGCCGTATTGAGTATAAAGTTGCAACAATACCGTTTCGTCAGAGCAGTCTTCCGGCAATGGGCAACCGTCACGCCGTAACGTCTCGAGCAGGAAGGCCCGGTTGAACAGCCGTGCCGTACCGGCTACCGGTCGGCGATCAAGTTGTACCGTTCCCGACGGCTCACCATCAGGAACAACAGCAGAGATGATTAGATGTTGGACCACTTCAGAAATCATCCAAAATCTCCGATGTCGAAATCGTCTGTAAGATCACTGCCGTCTACATCCTGTTCAACCACGACTGGGTCATAATGAATCTCATTGCTAGACTCAATCTCATAGGCATGCTGACTTTCATCGTCATACGAATCACCCACGCTAGAGCCGCCCGTCATACTAGCGTCATTAGTACGCGCCATTTGTTCCCGCAATTTTTGTCGTAACATCTCCTCTTCTTCTGGCGTTAGATAATCGGGTGGTGGCACAA comes from Chloroflexus sp. Y-396-1 and encodes:
- a CDS encoding asparagine synthetase B, whose translation is MISEVVQHLIISAVVPDGEPSGTVQLDRRPVAGTARLFNRAFLLETLRRDGCPLPEDCSDETVLLQLYTQYGARGFALANGMFALVIVDGADLILVRDHVGTRSLFYTYCDGRWIASLSLQALRAYLPQTRLNLNAVRAFLTFAYLPGEETLIEGVYKMLPGRCLRLKADGGSHEEIFWEPAEREWSEAEPPETYAQRLRTLLERAVAIRLPVDQEVGVFLSGGIDSSLVTALAVQLHNRTVRTYAINFGEEYPNELAYSGLVAAHCRTNHTILTFNGQQIADHLAETVAFLDCPVGDPLTTPNLLMARAAARDGLSVILNGEGGDPVFGGPKNLPMLMFEFHRTDPDPVARARAYLHSYQKCYRDLERLLHPDVLATLRAAPPLERHVQPYLESPRMSSFLNRLLYTNLRTKGAHHILPKVERLTAAGGVEGRSPLFDPELVDAAFALPPTLKLNGLQEKWLLKQAVRDLLPSTILYRPKSGMLMPVNYWLHGPLSAMANDVLLGPSARTRNLFREQTVRAWMQGRGLVWRRHGQFIWLLLTLELWLRAYRL